A part of Peromyscus maniculatus bairdii isolate BWxNUB_F1_BW_parent chromosome 10, HU_Pman_BW_mat_3.1, whole genome shotgun sequence genomic DNA contains:
- the LOC102928098 gene encoding cytosolic beta-glucosidase isoform X2 codes for MAFPVGFGWGAATAAYQVEGGWDADGRGPCVWDTFTHQGGERVFENQTGDVACGSYTLWEEDLKCIKQLGLTHYRFSLSWSRLLPDGTTGFINQKGIDYYNKIIDDLLRNGVTPIVAIYHFDLPQALEDQGGWLSEGIVEAFDKYAQFCFRTFGDRVKQWLTINEPNILALLAYDMGIFAPGVPHFGTGGYQAAHNLIKAHARSWHSYDSLFRKEQKGFVSLSLFFCWLEPAEPNSVLDQEATKRAINFQLDLFAKPIFIDGDYPELVKSQIASMSEKQGYPSSRLPEFTEEEKKMIKGTADFFAVQYYTTRLVRHQENKKGELSFLQDVEIEFFPNPSWENVGWIYVVPWGIRKLLKYIKDTYNNPVIYITENGFPQCDPPSLDDTQRWEYFRQTFQELFKVSPTWLHTHELNKNKNRHAKVDERKHTRPQPSARTTVN; via the exons gaGGCTGGGATGCAGATGGAAGAGGCCCTTGTGTCTGGGACACATTCACCCATCAGGGAGGAGAGCGAGTTTTTGAGAACCAGACTGGTGATGTAGCTTGTGGCAGCTACACTCTGTGGGAAGAAGATTTGAAATGTATCAAACAGCTTGGATTGACTCATTACCgcttctctctttcctggtcACGTCTGTTACCTGATGGGACGACAGGTTTCATCAACCAGAAAG gaatCGACTATTACAACAAGATCATAGATGATTTGTTAAGGAATGGGGTGACGCCCATAGTGGCCATCTATCACTTTGATTTGCCTCAGGCTTTAGAAGACCAAGGAGGTTGGTTGTCAGAAGGAATTGTTGAGGCCTTTGACAAATATGCTCAGTTTTGCTTCAGGACGTTTGGAGACAGAGTGAAGCAGTGGCTCACCATAAATGAGCCTAATATTCTTGCTCTTTTGGCCTATGACATGGGTATCTTTGCTCCTGGTGTGCCTCACTTTGGGACTGGGGGTTATCAAGCGGCTCATAATTTGATTAAGGCTCATGCCAGATCCTGGCATAGCTATGATTCTTTATTCCGGAAAGAACAGAAGGGTTTTGTGTCCCTATCATTATTTTTTTGCTGGTTAGAACCAGCAGAACCCAACTCAGTGCTTGACCAGGAAGCTACTAAGAGAGCCATCAATTTCCAGTTGGATCTCTTTGCAAAACCCATATTTATTGATGGTGATTATCCTGAACTTGTCAAGTCCCAGATTGCCTCCATGAGTGAAAAGCAAGGCTATCCATCATCAAGGCTTCCAGAATTcacagaagaagagaagaaaatgatcaAAGGCACTGCTGATTTCTTTGCTGTTCAATATTATACAACTCGCTTAGTCAGGCACCAGGAGAATAAGAAAGGAGAACTCAGCTTCCTTCAGGATGTGGAGATTGAATTCTTTCCCAATCCATCTTGGGAAAATGTGGGTTGGATCTACGTGGTGCCATGGGGAATACGTAAGCTACTGAAATACATTAAG GATACATATAATAACCCTGTAATTTACATCACCGAGAATGGGTTTCCCCAGTGTGACCCCCCATCTCTTGATGACACTCAGCGTTGGGAGTATTTCAGACAGACATTTCAGGAACTATTCAAAG TCTCACCTACATGGCTGCAtacacatgagctgaacaaaaacaaaaacagacatgccaaagtggatgagaGAAAGCACACAAGACCTCAACCCTCCGCAAGAACCACAGTCAACTAA